The following proteins are co-located in the Tardibacter chloracetimidivorans genome:
- a CDS encoding MFS transporter: MAAPLRIPRFRLIWTASVLSNLGLLIQGVGAAWAMTESTGDATLVAMVQSATLLPMLLFTLPAGAMADMYPRRVVALVSVFISLCGVSTLFGLSLVGAITPGALLALSFVAGCGMAFFWPSWQSSVTEDVPAELLQPAVGLNSLSYNSARVAGPAVGGLIVAAGGAVIAFAISAFLYLPMIFAQLRAAPERQMPRLPPERLGRAVVSGVRYVFHSPAILSIVIRAFALGALTGSVHTLMPLIARDLLSSGANIFGFLLGTFGAGAIIGVFLMPHLRARFGVEGSVSRCIFALGLSIIVVGVSRSAVLTAAALLVAGAMWMSVSQFCNVNLQMLVPRWVAGRAVACFQAAISGGIALAGVVWGLHSDRFGVGSALVTSGVLTGISFLLGRLWPVPDGGSAYVASGESLPDPQIRIAVSGRSGPITIEVEYRVPQDRARAFYRLIEAVQLSRKRNGAYAVSISRDLGDPEIWMERYHFPTWDEYLRQRDRMTKQERELQDQALAYHAGGSPVTARRFLERPYGSVRWNEESADPGFDNILPLN; encoded by the coding sequence ATGGCCGCCCCGCTGCGCATCCCGCGCTTTCGCCTCATCTGGACCGCAAGTGTGCTCTCCAACCTGGGGCTGCTCATTCAGGGCGTAGGTGCGGCGTGGGCGATGACGGAGTCCACAGGCGATGCAACCCTCGTGGCCATGGTGCAAAGCGCGACCTTGCTGCCCATGCTGTTGTTTACGCTGCCGGCCGGAGCCATGGCGGATATGTATCCGCGCCGGGTTGTTGCACTTGTCTCCGTATTCATATCCCTATGTGGTGTCTCGACCCTGTTCGGCTTGTCGCTGGTCGGCGCCATCACGCCGGGCGCGCTGTTGGCGCTCAGCTTCGTCGCGGGATGCGGCATGGCCTTCTTCTGGCCGTCATGGCAATCCTCGGTGACCGAGGACGTGCCTGCCGAATTACTGCAACCAGCGGTGGGACTGAACAGCCTCAGTTACAATTCGGCGCGCGTCGCCGGGCCGGCCGTCGGTGGACTCATTGTTGCGGCTGGCGGGGCTGTCATCGCCTTCGCCATCAGCGCTTTTCTTTACCTGCCGATGATCTTCGCCCAATTGCGTGCCGCGCCCGAGCGCCAAATGCCCCGGCTTCCACCAGAGCGTCTGGGAAGGGCGGTTGTATCGGGCGTGCGATATGTTTTCCACTCGCCCGCGATTCTCAGCATTGTCATCCGCGCCTTCGCGCTGGGCGCGCTGACCGGCTCGGTCCACACGCTCATGCCGCTGATAGCGCGCGACCTTTTGTCGTCGGGAGCGAACATATTCGGGTTTCTCCTTGGTACATTCGGTGCGGGCGCGATTATAGGCGTTTTCCTGATGCCCCATCTGCGCGCGCGCTTCGGCGTGGAAGGCAGTGTTTCGCGCTGCATATTTGCCCTTGGCTTAAGCATCATTGTGGTGGGCGTCAGCCGCTCGGCCGTGCTCACGGCAGCCGCTCTTCTGGTCGCCGGCGCCATGTGGATGAGCGTTTCGCAGTTCTGTAACGTGAACCTGCAGATGCTCGTGCCACGCTGGGTCGCCGGGCGCGCCGTTGCGTGTTTCCAGGCGGCGATTTCGGGCGGCATTGCGTTGGCGGGCGTTGTCTGGGGCCTTCATTCGGATCGGTTCGGCGTCGGGTCTGCGCTTGTGACCTCGGGCGTACTCACCGGCATATCGTTCTTGCTTGGGCGGCTCTGGCCGGTGCCCGACGGCGGCAGCGCCTATGTCGCGTCGGGCGAAAGCCTGCCCGATCCACAAATCCGGATAGCTGTCTCGGGTCGAAGCGGGCCGATCACGATTGAGGTTGAATATCGGGTGCCGCAGGATCGGGCGCGCGCCTTTTACCGGTTGATCGAGGCTGTGCAGCTCAGCCGCAAGCGCAATGGTGCCTATGCGGTGTCGATCTCTCGTGATCTCGGCGATCCCGAGATATGGATGGAGCGCTATCATTTCCCGACCTGGGATGAATATCTTCGGCAGCGCGATCGCATGACGAAGCAGGAGCGCGAGCTTCAGGACCAGGCGCTCGCATATCACGCCGGCGGCAGTCCAGTGACGGCCAGACGCTTTCTGGAGCGGCCATATGGTTCGGTGCGCTGGAACGAGGAAAGCGCTGATCCCGGGTTCGACAACATCCTGCCATTGAACTGA
- a CDS encoding electron transfer flavoprotein subunit alpha/FixB family protein: MKTLVWVEHDNASVKDATLSAVTAAGKLGEVHLLVAGKGCGAVAEAAAKIAGVGKVHVADDAAYEHGLAENVAPLVVGLMAHHDAFVVPATTTGKNIAPRVAALLDVAQISDILSVEGPDSFTRPIYAGNAIATVKTSDAKKVITVRGTAFEKASATGGSATVEAVSGAGDAGLSSFAGAEIAKSERPELTSAKIIVSGGRALGSSEQFHALIDPLADKLKAGVGASRAAVDAGYAPNDYQVGQTGKIVAPEIYIAVGISGAIQHLAGMKDSKTIIAINKDEDAPIFQVADLGLVGDLFKILPELTQKL, translated from the coding sequence ATGAAGACGCTGGTCTGGGTTGAGCATGACAATGCCTCGGTGAAGGACGCGACGCTGTCGGCAGTGACGGCGGCGGGCAAGCTGGGCGAAGTGCATCTGCTGGTTGCGGGCAAGGGCTGCGGCGCGGTGGCGGAGGCTGCGGCGAAGATCGCGGGCGTGGGCAAGGTGCATGTCGCAGACGACGCGGCCTATGAGCATGGGCTGGCCGAGAATGTCGCGCCGCTGGTGGTGGGGCTGATGGCGCACCATGATGCGTTTGTCGTGCCTGCGACGACGACGGGCAAGAACATCGCCCCGCGCGTGGCGGCGCTGCTCGATGTGGCGCAGATCTCCGACATTCTGTCGGTCGAGGGGCCGGACAGCTTCACCCGCCCGATCTATGCGGGCAACGCGATTGCGACGGTGAAGACGTCGGATGCAAAGAAGGTGATCACGGTGCGCGGCACGGCGTTCGAAAAGGCGTCGGCGACCGGCGGCAGCGCGACGGTGGAAGCCGTGTCGGGCGCGGGCGATGCGGGGCTTTCGAGCTTTGCGGGCGCCGAGATCGCAAAGTCGGAGCGGCCGGAGCTGACCAGCGCAAAAATCATCGTCTCGGGTGGACGCGCGCTCGGTTCGTCCGAGCAGTTCCATGCGCTGATCGATCCCTTGGCCGACAAGCTGAAGGCGGGCGTCGGCGCGAGCCGCGCGGCGGTGGACGCGGGCTATGCGCCCAATGACTATCAGGTCGGCCAGACCGGCAAGATCGTCGCGCCCGAAATCTATATCGCGGTCGGCATCTCCGGGGCGATCCAGCACCTTGCGGGCATGAAGGACTCAAAGACCATCATCGCCATCAACAAGGACGAGGACGCCCCGATCTTCCAGGTCGCCGACCTCGGCCTCGTCGGAGACCTCTTCAAGATCCTCCCCGAACTCACACAAAAATTGTGA
- a CDS encoding nuclear transport factor 2 family protein, with product MSLDDREDIRSRLILYGFAVDSLRWDLFDEIFASEGLHVRHGEREPWTDLAMFKNDFEIFHRIFDSTRHSMSNFIIELNGDTARSITYGQYRLVRSGAEGGDYWYGEGWYEDEHVRTSKGWRLRKRQSRQVYREGNDAIGSNTGVRFLHKTSSLQHSPHARSLQPLKGWADQWA from the coding sequence ATGTCGCTGGACGACCGGGAGGATATCCGATCCCGCCTGATACTCTATGGTTTTGCAGTCGATAGCCTGCGCTGGGATCTTTTTGACGAGATATTCGCATCGGAAGGGCTGCATGTCCGTCATGGAGAGCGGGAACCATGGACCGACCTTGCTATGTTCAAAAATGATTTCGAGATTTTTCATCGGATATTCGACAGCACGCGCCACTCGATGAGTAATTTCATCATAGAATTGAACGGAGACACCGCCCGCAGCATTACCTATGGCCAATATCGTCTGGTAAGATCTGGTGCGGAAGGGGGCGATTACTGGTACGGAGAAGGCTGGTACGAAGACGAACATGTCCGGACATCAAAGGGCTGGCGGTTGCGCAAACGGCAATCGCGACAGGTCTATCGCGAAGGAAACGACGCCATAGGCTCCAACACCGGTGTGCGCTTCCTGCACAAGACAAGCTCGCTGCAGCACTCGCCGCACGCCCGGTCGTTGCAGCCGCTAAAAGGATGGGCGGATCAATGGGCGTAG
- a CDS encoding amidohydrolase family protein has translation MVEPVLFTNVNLFDGHGLRGQGMAVLCQDGKIKAVDRDGQFPAGQKRLDLGGRTLMPGMTVGHWHGEFVSIGPPMFAEGRGGVYLGTELPPALLALAGANALRIALNSGVTRVVGGSCSNDLDAQLKMAVEHGLIVGPHITAASRHVVATADHEDRGVWWRSDPPAHHDVRRIGHNVFADGPAAFCKAVRQEIWRGAEIIKLVPSGGHGYGWSSRYRGLNKAELNAAVTAAHERDARVRAHTSTKEVILECLEAGVDIIDHGDYMDDSCIERMVKQGTIFCPSLLFTKMVSHAGGPDHDEAEQHDRAWTNMKTMLKRANEAGITIVPGDDYGAMGMEHAEGIYARELAVYVYDYGIAPVDVLRWATLNGAKLAGREGSSGAIIPGADADLIVVNGDPVANIDILSRPDEYLDIVMLGGRYIRNRLDRETPVGAS, from the coding sequence ATGGTCGAGCCCGTCTTGTTTACAAATGTGAATCTGTTCGATGGCCACGGACTTCGTGGGCAGGGAATGGCGGTTCTCTGCCAAGACGGGAAAATCAAGGCCGTGGACCGGGATGGACAGTTTCCAGCCGGTCAAAAGCGGCTGGATCTGGGCGGCCGCACCTTGATGCCTGGTATGACGGTCGGTCATTGGCATGGGGAGTTTGTCAGCATCGGCCCGCCCATGTTCGCCGAGGGGCGAGGGGGCGTATATCTGGGTACCGAATTACCACCGGCCTTGCTTGCCCTTGCAGGTGCCAATGCGTTGCGGATCGCGCTCAACTCCGGTGTCACCCGCGTGGTTGGGGGCAGTTGCAGCAACGATCTGGATGCGCAGCTCAAAATGGCTGTGGAACACGGTCTGATCGTTGGGCCTCACATAACCGCGGCGAGCAGGCATGTGGTCGCGACCGCCGATCACGAGGACCGCGGTGTCTGGTGGCGTTCGGACCCACCGGCGCATCATGACGTGCGCCGTATAGGGCACAATGTTTTCGCCGATGGTCCGGCGGCTTTTTGCAAGGCGGTGCGACAGGAGATCTGGCGTGGTGCGGAGATCATAAAGCTGGTGCCGAGCGGGGGTCATGGTTACGGCTGGAGCAGCCGTTACCGTGGGCTCAACAAGGCGGAGCTGAACGCGGCCGTCACTGCTGCGCATGAGCGGGATGCGCGGGTCCGCGCGCATACATCGACGAAAGAGGTCATCCTGGAATGTCTGGAGGCCGGTGTCGATATCATCGACCATGGCGATTATATGGACGATAGCTGCATAGAGCGGATGGTGAAGCAGGGTACGATCTTTTGTCCCAGTCTGCTCTTTACCAAAATGGTCAGCCACGCAGGTGGGCCGGATCATGACGAGGCCGAACAGCACGATCGCGCGTGGACGAATATGAAGACGATGTTGAAGCGTGCGAATGAGGCCGGCATCACCATCGTTCCCGGTGACGATTATGGAGCGATGGGCATGGAACATGCCGAGGGCATTTATGCCCGGGAACTCGCTGTGTACGTCTATGATTACGGCATTGCGCCAGTGGATGTGCTGCGCTGGGCGACGCTAAACGGGGCAAAGCTCGCCGGACGGGAGGGAAGCAGCGGCGCGATAATTCCCGGGGCAGACGCCGATCTCATCGTTGTGAACGGGGATCCCGTCGCCAATATCGACATACTTTCACGACCGGATGAATATCTGGACATTGTGATGCTCGGGGGTCGCTATATTCGTAACAGGCTTGATCGGGAGACGCCGGTCGGGGCATCCTGA
- a CDS encoding SDR family NAD(P)-dependent oxidoreductase, with translation MGVGNTSRNAVVLGASAEGGSGWAIAERLAEEGYKVAVAARRREGLEALATRIGGIAIVADAAQPPSMAAMIRQAKEQLGEIDVAVNAAAIAPTGLIKDASDDDIERALNVNYVGSVHFIRHAAGAMRDGGLILLISSSSANQPLLPMFPYACAKAAADCLVRYAALEFGPRGIRVNSILPGPIKTGMAAHIYAEPGAEERRAREIPLGRVALPKDIADAVMAFVHAPYLTGHNLPVSGGMHLTRPARRDDT, from the coding sequence ATGGGCGTAGGGAACACGAGCCGAAACGCCGTGGTGCTTGGCGCCTCGGCGGAAGGAGGGAGCGGTTGGGCCATTGCCGAGCGGCTGGCCGAGGAAGGTTACAAGGTTGCGGTCGCCGCGCGGCGGCGCGAGGGACTGGAGGCGCTTGCAACCCGGATCGGCGGGATCGCCATTGTGGCGGACGCTGCACAGCCCCCGAGCATGGCGGCGATGATCCGGCAGGCCAAAGAACAGTTGGGCGAGATCGATGTAGCCGTCAACGCGGCAGCAATCGCACCCACGGGGTTGATAAAGGATGCAAGCGACGACGACATCGAGCGCGCACTCAACGTCAACTATGTCGGCAGTGTCCATTTCATCCGGCATGCAGCCGGTGCGATGCGGGATGGTGGTCTTATTCTTCTGATCTCTTCGTCCAGCGCGAACCAGCCGCTTCTCCCCATGTTTCCCTACGCCTGCGCAAAAGCGGCAGCCGATTGCCTTGTCCGCTATGCGGCGCTGGAGTTCGGGCCACGCGGCATTCGCGTAAACTCAATCCTGCCCGGTCCGATAAAAACCGGTATGGCGGCGCACATTTATGCGGAGCCGGGCGCTGAAGAACGACGCGCGCGAGAAATCCCCCTCGGTCGAGTCGCGCTGCCAAAGGATATTGCCGACGCGGTCATGGCCTTTGTCCATGCGCCCTATCTTACCGGCCATAACCTGCCGGTCAGCGGGGGCATGCATCTGACGCGGCCTGCCCGCAGGGATGACACATGA
- a CDS encoding LysR family transcriptional regulator: MDFQLRFLSYFLTIVEEQSFSKAATKLAISQPSLSQRIQTLEAQLGFPLLIRSAHGVALTSEAQRLLEPFRELVGRGHRIARLARDIREGEQRPIQLGVTMYSDYPERANLINAFLDAHPGKHVQIETIYTVELYLALLSARYDLGFSVGPPPDDDFEYLVIRHFRMELLVPLQLPLSQTDEIPYEALAGVSIACIRRQRFPRLFDTALQPLEEAGAILTYPSDQTPMGLVTHGRTHQQIVAMPIPFVSDEALTGAGFVRRPVRGMDPPVALMLVRPKQAPTHVSTLMWEFAQGWISRREKEQRA, translated from the coding sequence GTGGACTTTCAGCTTCGTTTCCTGAGCTATTTCCTCACCATAGTGGAGGAGCAGTCCTTTTCGAAGGCGGCGACGAAACTCGCCATTTCGCAGCCTTCGCTGTCGCAGCGTATCCAGACGCTGGAAGCGCAACTCGGTTTCCCGCTCCTGATCCGTTCGGCGCATGGGGTGGCTCTCACTTCCGAAGCGCAACGGCTGCTGGAACCTTTTCGGGAACTGGTCGGAAGGGGCCATCGAATCGCGCGGCTTGCGCGGGACATTCGCGAGGGCGAACAGAGGCCCATCCAGTTGGGCGTAACGATGTATTCCGACTATCCGGAGCGGGCAAATCTTATCAACGCATTTCTGGACGCTCACCCTGGTAAACATGTTCAGATTGAGACCATTTATACGGTAGAGTTGTATTTGGCATTGCTAAGCGCGAGGTACGACCTCGGATTTTCGGTGGGGCCGCCGCCTGACGATGATTTCGAGTATCTCGTCATCAGGCATTTCCGGATGGAACTTCTTGTCCCGCTTCAGTTGCCACTGTCGCAAACGGATGAGATTCCTTATGAGGCGCTCGCCGGCGTTTCCATCGCTTGTATTCGCAGGCAACGCTTTCCGCGCCTGTTCGATACGGCGCTTCAACCTCTTGAAGAAGCGGGCGCGATCTTGACCTATCCTTCGGATCAGACGCCCATGGGGTTGGTTACGCACGGGCGGACTCACCAGCAGATTGTCGCAATGCCCATTCCGTTCGTGAGCGATGAAGCCTTGACGGGTGCCGGCTTTGTCCGTCGGCCGGTTCGGGGAATGGACCCGCCCGTTGCCCTCATGCTTGTCCGCCCCAAACAGGCGCCCACCCACGTCAGCACATTGATGTGGGAATTTGCCCAGGGCTGGATCTCCCGCAGGGAGAAGGAACAACGGGCGTGA
- a CDS encoding LysR family transcriptional regulator yields MKPLNINTRYLRYLLAVVDEESFSRAAERLRVSQPAISRRVQMIEDELGFALLERLPRKVLLTPQGKAMLPALRDLLHSAEETGALAMQLLFERAPAPRIGVAVYAIQPERSALLADFEAAFPNASFEIETGYTRALLHGLWEGKFDILAVSSPIPDKRFEYIALRWFPVQMIIAESSPLAALDAIPLEALSGLSISTWERQRQPRMFDEMIAPLEKAGARLIFPEDQGRLGILTHAAEHGIAAMRSFDEYGDDDLRRVGMVARPMENMRPVAALMLLRLAGKERASARLWSFAQGWARQRGIAQRREDISLAG; encoded by the coding sequence GTGAAGCCATTGAATATCAATACCCGCTATCTGCGTTACCTTCTCGCCGTGGTGGATGAGGAATCCTTTTCCCGGGCGGCGGAGCGGTTGCGCGTGTCTCAGCCCGCCATTTCGCGGCGGGTGCAGATGATTGAGGATGAACTTGGCTTTGCGCTGCTGGAGCGGCTTCCGCGCAAGGTTTTGTTGACGCCGCAGGGCAAGGCGATGCTTCCGGCGCTTCGTGATCTTCTGCACTCCGCGGAAGAAACGGGCGCACTGGCGATGCAGCTGTTGTTCGAGCGCGCTCCTGCGCCAAGGATTGGAGTCGCCGTCTATGCCATCCAGCCAGAGCGCAGCGCTCTGCTGGCAGATTTCGAGGCGGCGTTCCCCAATGCCTCGTTCGAAATCGAGACGGGCTATACGCGGGCATTGCTTCACGGCCTTTGGGAAGGCAAGTTCGATATACTCGCCGTCTCCTCGCCGATACCGGATAAGCGTTTTGAGTATATCGCGCTGCGGTGGTTCCCCGTTCAAATGATAATCGCCGAAAGTTCTCCGTTGGCCGCGCTCGATGCGATTCCCTTGGAAGCATTGTCCGGCCTGTCGATATCAACATGGGAACGGCAGAGACAGCCGCGCATGTTTGACGAGATGATTGCACCGCTTGAGAAGGCCGGCGCCCGTCTGATCTTTCCCGAGGACCAAGGCAGGCTGGGCATCCTCACCCATGCGGCGGAGCATGGAATTGCCGCCATGCGTTCCTTCGATGAATATGGCGACGATGATCTTCGGCGTGTCGGCATGGTCGCGCGGCCGATGGAAAATATGCGTCCCGTGGCGGCGCTTATGCTTTTGCGCCTTGCTGGAAAGGAACGTGCTTCAGCGCGCCTGTGGAGCTTCGCCCAGGGTTGGGCGAGGCAGCGGGGAATAGCTCAGCGCCGGGAAGATATTTCCCTAGCAGGTTAG
- a CDS encoding acyl-CoA dehydrogenase: MADLESLPFDWADPFALDAQLSDEERMVRDTAEAYAAEKLLPRVKHAYLEEQFDREIMNEMGALGLLGATVSPEYGGAGLNYVSYGLIARAVERVDSGYRSAMSVQSSLVMHPIAAYGSEEQKKKYLPRLASGEWVGCFGLTEPDAGSDPGSMRTRAKKVDGGYLLSGAKMWITNSPIADVFVVWAKSDAHDGKIRGFLLEKGMAGLSAPKIREKLSLRASVTGEIVMDNVEVPEANLLPQIQGLGGPFGCLNRARYGIAWGSMGAAEACFHAARAYTLERKQFNRPLAATQLVQLKLANMVTEIAMGLQAALRVGRRLDEGELVPETISLIKRNNCGKALEIARIARDMHGGNGISAEFQVMRHAANLETVNTYEGTHDVHALILGRAITGIAAF; this comes from the coding sequence ATGGCAGATTTAGAATCCTTGCCTTTCGACTGGGCGGATCCATTCGCCCTCGACGCGCAGCTATCCGATGAGGAGCGGATGGTCCGCGACACCGCGGAAGCCTATGCGGCCGAGAAACTTCTTCCCCGTGTAAAACACGCCTATCTGGAAGAGCAGTTCGATCGCGAGATCATGAACGAAATGGGCGCGCTGGGCCTGCTGGGTGCAACTGTTTCGCCGGAATATGGCGGCGCTGGTCTCAACTATGTGAGCTATGGTCTGATCGCGCGCGCGGTGGAGCGGGTGGATTCGGGCTATCGCTCGGCCATGTCGGTGCAATCCAGCCTCGTCATGCACCCCATTGCCGCTTATGGCAGCGAGGAACAGAAGAAGAAGTACCTGCCGCGGCTCGCCAGCGGGGAATGGGTCGGCTGCTTCGGCCTTACGGAACCGGACGCAGGGTCGGACCCCGGTTCCATGCGCACGCGGGCCAAAAAGGTCGACGGCGGATATCTGCTTTCGGGCGCCAAGATGTGGATTACAAATTCACCCATCGCCGACGTCTTTGTCGTCTGGGCAAAGTCCGATGCGCATGACGGCAAGATCAGGGGGTTTTTGCTCGAGAAGGGCATGGCGGGCCTGTCCGCGCCCAAGATCAGGGAAAAACTGTCGCTTCGGGCCTCCGTCACCGGCGAAATCGTGATGGACAATGTTGAGGTGCCGGAAGCAAATCTGCTGCCTCAAATCCAAGGACTCGGCGGTCCGTTCGGATGCCTCAATCGGGCCAGATATGGTATTGCCTGGGGTAGCATGGGCGCCGCCGAAGCCTGTTTTCACGCGGCTCGCGCCTATACCCTGGAGCGCAAGCAGTTCAACCGGCCGTTGGCCGCGACGCAATTGGTGCAACTCAAGCTTGCCAATATGGTGACGGAGATCGCGATGGGCCTGCAGGCCGCGCTGCGGGTGGGGCGGCGTCTTGACGAGGGCGAACTCGTGCCCGAGACGATCAGCCTCATCAAGCGCAACAATTGCGGAAAGGCTTTGGAGATCGCCCGCATTGCGCGCGACATGCATGGCGGAAACGGTATTTCTGCGGAATTTCAAGTCATGCGGCACGCCGCCAATCTGGAAACGGTCAATACTTATGAAGGCACGCACGATGTGCACGCGCTTATTCTCGGCCGAGCTATTACTGGGATTGCCGCGTTCTGA
- a CDS encoding NAD-dependent epimerase/dehydratase family protein, which produces MLFGANGFLGSHVAQALRAAGHELTALARNEKSAAGIRQLGARPIEGQIDDAELMARLAQEHDGVVFAARVDFAREAEILEPMIRAMRDSGKPLIMTSGTSCLSIDTPLGEWNQESFAEDDPFDSKLWTRVRMESEQLVRGSAKVGVRGIVVRPPMIWGNGGGNGQIPWIFDAVPRAGAACYLGYGLNLYTNVHVEDLAQIFVLALQKGRPGALYHAVAGEVCWRTISEAVAAVMGCEARSISYDEMCDLWGKLDAPYRFAVSSRCRAIATRRDLDWAPRHIDLIDDILNGSYRERFQPRNA; this is translated from the coding sequence TTGCTCTTCGGCGCCAATGGCTTTCTGGGATCGCATGTCGCACAGGCATTGAGAGCGGCAGGTCATGAGTTGACCGCCCTCGCCCGAAACGAAAAAAGCGCGGCAGGCATCCGCCAACTAGGCGCGCGGCCGATCGAAGGACAGATAGACGACGCAGAACTGATGGCGCGACTGGCGCAGGAGCATGACGGCGTGGTATTCGCCGCGCGGGTGGACTTCGCCAGAGAAGCTGAAATCCTGGAGCCGATGATTCGCGCCATGCGCGACAGCGGTAAGCCCCTGATCATGACATCGGGCACCTCTTGTCTGTCCATCGACACGCCATTGGGTGAATGGAATCAGGAGAGTTTTGCCGAAGACGATCCTTTCGATTCAAAGCTCTGGACCCGGGTTCGGATGGAAAGCGAACAACTGGTCCGCGGTTCGGCGAAAGTAGGCGTTCGCGGAATCGTGGTCCGTCCGCCGATGATTTGGGGAAATGGCGGCGGCAATGGGCAAATACCCTGGATATTCGATGCGGTACCCCGGGCGGGCGCCGCCTGTTACCTGGGCTATGGCCTTAATCTTTACACCAATGTCCATGTAGAGGATCTGGCGCAGATTTTCGTTCTGGCCCTGCAAAAAGGACGGCCAGGGGCTCTCTATCACGCCGTCGCCGGCGAAGTCTGCTGGCGGACGATCTCCGAAGCCGTGGCCGCTGTGATGGGCTGCGAGGCCCGCAGCATAAGCTATGACGAGATGTGCGACCTTTGGGGCAAGCTGGACGCGCCCTACCGCTTCGCGGTGAGCAGCAGATGCCGCGCCATTGCAACCCGTCGCGATCTGGACTGGGCGCCTCGCCACATCGACCTGATCGACGACATTCTGAACGGCAGCTACCGGGAGCGGTTTCAGCCTCGCAACGCATAG
- a CDS encoding cysteine hydrolase family protein encodes MTEAMQAAAHPNSTPDWAQARALFDFQQIDLARTALLVIDLQNGFIEPATSADAIIPRVNRLAKALRSVGGTVAYLRHTGSDDPALSVPAWQKDIPALARLDRRMRPERTEHRLDSRLDVQADDLIVDKYRYSAFIAGSSTLHDELRDRKIENVIITGAFTNFCCESSGRDALMLGYRVIFVSDATMARTPQEHQMGLTAMQLAFADVRNTESTAALIAKPR; translated from the coding sequence ATGACCGAGGCAATGCAAGCTGCTGCCCATCCGAACAGTACACCTGATTGGGCGCAAGCACGCGCGCTCTTCGATTTTCAGCAGATTGACCTCGCAAGGACCGCGCTTCTGGTCATAGATCTGCAGAACGGTTTCATAGAACCGGCAACGTCGGCGGATGCGATCATTCCAAGGGTGAACCGCTTGGCGAAGGCTCTGCGCTCGGTGGGCGGCACGGTGGCGTATCTGCGCCATACCGGCAGCGATGATCCCGCGCTATCCGTTCCTGCATGGCAGAAGGACATCCCCGCGCTCGCTCGGCTGGATCGGCGAATGCGGCCTGAACGGACCGAACATCGTCTCGACAGTCGGCTCGATGTCCAAGCGGATGATCTCATAGTCGATAAATATCGCTACAGCGCATTCATAGCCGGGTCATCGACGCTTCATGACGAACTGCGCGACCGCAAGATAGAAAATGTGATTATCACCGGCGCGTTCACGAATTTCTGCTGTGAATCCTCCGGACGGGATGCATTGATGCTGGGCTACCGCGTGATCTTTGTGTCCGATGCGACCATGGCGCGAACGCCGCAGGAGCACCAAATGGGACTGACGGCCATGCAACTGGCCTTTGCCGATGTCAGAAATACGGAATCGACGGCCGCGCTGATCGCGAAACCTCGCTAG
- a CDS encoding electron transfer flavoprotein subunit beta/FixA family protein codes for MKLLVAVKRVLDYNVKPRVKADGTGVDLANVKMSMNPFDEIAVEEAIRLKEKGAASEIVVVSIGEAKAQETLRTALAMGADRAILIQAEGVVEPLAVAKLLAKVAEEEQPGMVILGKQAIDDDSNQTGQMLAALLGWSQGTFASKVEIADGRAKVTREVDGGLETVDLKLPAIVTTDLRLNEPRYASLPNIMKAKSKPLASKTPADYGVDATPRLTTLKVEEPPKRQAGIKVADVDVLVAKLKEMGVGA; via the coding sequence ATGAAGCTGTTGGTGGCAGTGAAGCGAGTGCTGGATTACAATGTGAAGCCGCGTGTGAAGGCGGACGGGACGGGTGTCGATCTTGCGAATGTGAAGATGTCGATGAACCCGTTTGACGAGATTGCGGTGGAAGAGGCGATCCGGCTGAAGGAAAAGGGTGCGGCGTCGGAGATAGTGGTGGTGTCGATCGGCGAGGCGAAGGCGCAGGAGACGCTGCGCACGGCGCTTGCGATGGGCGCTGACCGTGCGATCCTGATCCAGGCCGAGGGCGTGGTGGAGCCGCTGGCGGTCGCCAAGCTGCTGGCGAAGGTCGCCGAGGAAGAGCAGCCGGGCATGGTGATCCTTGGCAAGCAGGCGATCGACGATGATTCGAACCAGACGGGGCAGATGCTGGCGGCGCTGCTCGGCTGGAGCCAGGGCACCTTTGCGTCGAAGGTGGAGATTGCCGACGGCCGCGCCAAGGTGACGCGCGAGGTGGACGGCGGCCTTGAGACGGTGGACCTGAAGCTTCCGGCGATCGTCACGACCGATCTGCGGCTCAACGAGCCGCGCTATGCGTCGCTTCCCAACATCATGAAGGCGAAATCCAAGCCGCTGGCGAGCAAGACGCCGGCGGATTACGGCGTCGACGCGACGCCCCGGCTGACGACGCTGAAGGTGGAAGAGCCGCCCAAGCGGCAGGCCGGGATCAAGGTGGCCGATGTCGACGTGCTGGTCGCCAAGCTTAAGGAAATGGGAGTAGGCGCATGA